The genomic region GGAATAAAATCACAAGTATTTAAATTCAGggaaaaaatggccagggccattgtgcctATCTTTGTATAACATTTGATGACGTTTCCAGGTTCTTTTGCATACTTTTGGCATTTAATGTGTATCACTGTGTCTGTGGTTTCTGCTGGCACATAAAAGTGACAGAACAGCTTTCATTTTCGTTTGCAAGGTTCATCGCGAGTCAAAAATCTTTTTTCCCTCGGGGAATTCGGTCCCTGTGCACGAACACAATATGAGACACAAGATGCACTCAAATGAGAGTGAAATGTTTTGACACTGTGACAATGGGAGGGACACAGCTAGGTTACTACAATGTCACATCCCCAGCCTGGAAGATACCTATCCAAAGTGACTGGCGATGACTATGTACTTCTTAACGTGACTAGGGAAGGTAGGAGTAAGGCTACGAGTCATGCAcaaaacaaaacgatttctgaATGCAGGAGAAGAAGAAATTTCCACAGGTGATTATTACACTACTTACTGAAAGGGACGGCCTTACCTTCAATAAATCTTTTGCTTTCCATTCCTTCTTCATGTTATAATGTTCTTCGCCGGGGGCAACTTTTTCTGGCTCTGTGTGCACTGTGATCTAGAATGGATAAGAAATTAATCACAGTCTAACTGGTTCTGTAGTTATTGTGATCTAGAAAGGATTAGAAATCAATTAAATTCTAACCGGTTTTGAAGTCACTGTGATCTAGTATGGATTAGAAATTAATCACAGTCTAACTGGTTCTGTAGTTCATGAGTTACTGTGATCGAGAAGGaattaaaaaatcaatcaaattctAATCCGGTTTTGAAGTCACTGTGATCTAGAATGGATTTGAAATTAATCTAAGCCTAACTGGTTCTGTAGGTACTGTGATCTAGATTGGATTATAATGTTTCTTGTTGTATGAATTACGTGTATGTCAAAAACTTTAACCCTCTCACCAGCTTAGACATAAATTTACCTCTTTGATTTCAAAACCAAAGCTTTTGTATGTCTCATCAAACTCCACTCGACGGTAAAGCGCGTCAATTCTGCTGATAAGGCCAATCTGAAAAGTAGAATACAGGACAGACCATTTTTCAGACAGAGGAGTTCCATGTTGTGCATGCCACGCAATGCATGAGTACAACTTACGGGTGACCCCCTATTATAATTACCCATTCACTCCTGGCCTAGTCACGAATGCTAGGATAAACCTGATAAACTTTTTTGTTTTTACTACACTTTACTACAGCTCAATAGACCCAAAGAAATTAAAGTTTTTAGGGTATCGAAAAACCTTTGCAAATTTTTTTAGCCAACACCCATCGAGGTTTTACAGCGAAGTGATGCATGACCTCTTGACCAAAAACTCACCAAAAAGTTTGTGGTGTAGACTAAATTACCCTTTCCTCTATTCTCAAAGAATCGATAATCGGCTGTTAGGCCTAGTGGGCACGTGTCCTTCAGCGACTCATCAGCCCTTTTTTCTCTCGAATGCCCATTGTCAGTTTCCACATCAGCCTCTGCTGCCTTCTGTGTCGTCTGCTCCGTGTTCGGTGGGCGAACAAACTCGCATATTTTTTGCCTGATATAAATGAAACAAGGGATGACTAGtaatagtatacatgtactgtgaatCGCAAAATTTTGCAGGCATTTAACATTTGCAGATTTTGGCCATTTTAAATGCCTGatttggtcagttgtgattaaTCTTTCCGGTGTGTGACACGTAAACagtatttcaaataaaatcgAACTTACACTTCAGActcttttaaaaatcaaaacttTTCTTGACAACTTACTTGACTCCACTTGTTTGATTTTTATCAAACAAAGATTTGACGTCTGAACCTTTGTACGTGATCATGGTGTAGTTGGGAGATTGAGGTAGATGTCCCCATGATGGCTGAAACATATAAATATGGTTTTGATGTCTGAACCTTCGTGCTAGATCATAGTTTAGCCCGGGGACGAATTAGATTACCCGATGGAGTTGGCATCTGAAGCTTTGTGTGTGACCATGTTTCTATTTAATCCCTAAAATTCAACTTTAATGGCAGGGGTATGGGACTCATTTCAACTCTGTAACCAGCAGACCACGACAGCTGTAGACATACCTCAATCACATACGTGTCTTCGGGTGTTTTGATGGTGGCAGATATTGCGTTATCCTCCCAGTATGCGTGCACCTCGGAGTGTGTCTCCCCCGACACGTGACCCTTGTAGAAATTACCCGGATCTATCCCAAACTGTTCCTTAGTGCCATCACCCTTACGAGCGTAGGCTTTGAAATCTGATGCCAGAACCCGGGAATCTGGCTGGAGGTAGACACGGAAACGCCTGCAACAGAGAAGTgattgtcaaaatcattggaCCCAGTTGCCAACTCAGTGTTAGAGATGAACGCCGGCATTAACTCACCTAAGCTTTATCTCAACTTTACCTTATCTCCTACAGTAAACTCCATTTACAATAGTACAAGCATAAGGGCTTTTAGAACTCATCCCTTGTCACGCTATATCTGTGCCAGACAACACACTTTTTGGTTGTAAAATTTAATCTCGGCCAACCGAAATTAAAGTAccagcccccctcccccaattTGAACAGCTAGTTAACCTTACCTTCCTAAAGTTGAAAAATCCAACTTCTTCATGTGCCAGGGTCCATCAAGACTCCTCTTAACAATCTGGTGATTCACATCACTGATATGCAGCGTCTCATAATAAGAGAGGGAATCTGAGATGTCCGCTGTAAGATGTAACATAGAGTAAATATTTATATTGATAATGTTGATTAGGAGGAGATCTTTGGAGTTCCCCATAGCCCTTTGAAATAGGTTCGATCTGTTACTTCCTTTTGCTAGGGATGAATTATCATTGGTCTAAGTTCcccagggttttctcaaggtagagTGGTACACTTAATACATTGTAATATTTAAGAAGTTTTGCCCGTGTGCAACACAAGgcagggtggccagcaatttaaggtagggtggcccaaGAGAAACACCTTACAAAATTCTAGACTAAGGACAGCTGCTTCAAAGGTagagtggtaagctgccaaggtagggtgggacgcCCTGACAAATGACCTGGCGGAGAACCCTGATCTTAAAAACCAAGCAATGACCATGTCTACTGGACAATCATCCCATCATACCATGTACCATGCATTAAGCTGTGAAAGTATGACTTTCTAAAACATAAATCTAACAACAAAGAATTTTGCTGTACCCCCATTTAATTCAATCCTGGCAGAAACATCTATAGGTTAGTAGGCAGCATGCTTAGATTCGTCTAGTCCCCTACCTGAACCTCTTCTACAACTTCCAACAAACACAGCTATCCTGTGGATATTACGCACTCATTCTTATAACAAGCAGTGCATCCTTAAGACTTAGTCCTTTAGTATCGACTGCATACAGCACCACTAGTCTAATCTAGTCTAACCTATGGTCTAAAAAGCTGTGTTCCagtaccaaaacaaaaaaagaagcaGAACTTTGGTGACTAGtgactaggagtattactccaggcaagcctggtacccatttactcctgggtggagaaaAGCAAGTAGAGTTAAGGACTAAACAGTGCTGAACCGTTCGAATgtcgaacctacgacctccCATAAGCCTGCAGTTAttaccactctgccactgatcccccAACACAGTGTGTTCTTTGAAGGAGATAGGCTTTAATTATTTATTAGGTCATCCGTTACGCGAGTTTTCTCAAACCATTACCATACCATCATCAGACGTCATCCAGGACCGAAGTTACGAGTGTGGGGCCGTAATTAAACAGTAAGCAGTAAATTTGTTACTCCTTATTGGCAATACCTTACATTACAAGCAGATGACATGGATGATGAAACTGCAGGGCAAATGGAAACTGGTGACAAGCGTCCGAGTTTCGGGTGCGTCCGAGAAACGATATCCAAATTTGATCATATCTATTTTTTTCAACTCACCAATAACAACATTTGCCAATAATGAAACAACACCTACACAGGCCTTCCACTTGCAAAAAGTATAAAGCATTATGCCCAATGTATcttttgcccccaaaaaatacACAGATTTCAAGAAATTTGAAGGGAAAGCCTaaattgtcaattttttttcatgaaattcccAAATCCACCACCTTCGATTTCTGCAGAAAAATATCGTCTGCTAACTTATTTTtgaattagttaaataatttaCTTTTAACTTGAATCGAGAGGTAAATTTCTACAGTGGTATTACATTACAAATACTTTATCTCGAACCATCTATTAAGGATTCTTCATGCGCCGaaattaatttcaacgaattaaACATTTCGAGATATTCACTTCCAAACTACGATTCCTATTTCACATTTTTCCGAGTTTCAATTTCGCATTTTGTATCAAAATtcataaaagaaagaaaaagaagatgtcTGTGCTTGGTAAGAAATGAAGATATAGTTATAATGACTAGCT from Lineus longissimus chromosome 19, tnLinLong1.2, whole genome shotgun sequence harbors:
- the LOC135503323 gene encoding ADAM 17-like protease isoform X3 translates to MLYTFCKWKACVGVVSLLANVVIADISDSLSYYETLHISDVNHQIVKRSLDGPWHMKKLDFSTLGRRFRVYLQPDSRVLASDFKAYARKGDGTKEQFGIDPGNFYKGHVSGETHSEVHAYWEDNAISATIKTPEDTYVIEPSWGHLPQSPNYTMITYKGSDVKSLFDKNQTSGVKQKICEFVRPPNTEQTTQKAAEADVETDNGHSREKRADESLKDTCPLGLTADYRFFENRGKGNLVYTTNFLIGLISRIDALYRRVEFDETYKSFGFEIKEITVHTEPEKVAPGEEHYNMKKEWKAKDLLKAFSKGNQYKTFCLHHLFTYYAFERGVLGLAYISSPRRFSVGGICSDSFYDQGETYSFNSGCSSGQNTYGNRILISEADWVSTHELGHNWGSEHDPDGECSPSSFSGGKYIMFPYQVSGYEPNNMYFSPCSKRNIAVVLKSKSSQCFTQYVPGKAFCGNHKIETGEECDGGVVGQQDQDPCCDSECKLRSGATCSDSNHVCCQNCQLAPSGMICHEASPLGEGITCTGNATCNGTSVDCPEPSPKPDHTKCVDFQLLNRFNVDLASMGYVDPSVR